The Arachis duranensis cultivar V14167 chromosome 2, aradu.V14167.gnm2.J7QH, whole genome shotgun sequence genome has a window encoding:
- the LOC107474826 gene encoding meiotic recombination protein SPO11-2: MEDLRNPMLKFFSDQELCYAEIVPSAQVRARIEVSVLNFLKNLNASNPAISDLPLIQRKFCNSRVNHSLMTDLSCVFLSHSVSSRSLMRPNAAKAFVRVWKVMELCYQILLQEKRVTQRELYYKLLCDSPHLFPSQIDVNRTIQDVVALLRCSRYSLGIMASSRGLVAGRLTFQEPGKEVVDCSVCGSSAHTIPGDVNLLENLILDTDARYIIIVEKHAIFQRLAEDQFFNQIPSILVTAKGYPDMATRVLLHRIHRTFPDLPILALVDWNPAGLAILCTFKFGSVTMGLEAYRYACNVKWLGLRGHDLEMLPDESLVPLKPKDLQIAQSLMSSGILQGNYRDEVALMVQSGRRAEIEALYFHGYDYLGKYIAKKIVQSDYI; the protein is encoded by the exons ATGGAAGATCTTCGGAATCCAATGCTGAAGTTCTTCTCTGATCAAGAGCTTTGTTATGCTGAGATCGTCCCTAGTGCTCAG GTCCGAGCTAGAATTGAAGTTTCAGTGCTCAATTTTCTCAAGAATTTGAATGCATCAAACCCCGCCATCTCAGATTTGCCTCTG ATTCAGAGAAAATTTTGCAACAGCCGAGTAAATCATAGCTTGATGACCGACCTATCATGTGTTTTCCTCTCCCATTCTGTTTCTTCGAGGTCCTTGATGAGGCCTAATGCAGCAAAGGCCTTCGTTAGag TGTGGAAGGTGATGGAGTTGTGCTATCAGATATTGCTTCAGGAAAAGCGTGTCACGCAGAGGGAGCTATACTACAAGCTTCTGTGCGATTCGCCACATCTGTTTCCTTCTCAGATAGATGTCAACAGGACAATCCAAG ATGTCGTGGCATTGCTTAGGTGCAGCCGATACAGTCTCGGAATCATGGCATCTAGTCGAGGTTTAGTAGCCGGCCGCCTTACTTTTCAG GAGCCGGGCAAAGAGGTTGTTGATTGCTCTGTATGCGGATCTTCTGCACATACAATTCCGGGAGATGTGAATTTGTTAGAAAACTTGATTCTAGATACTGATGCTAGATACATTATAATTGTGGAGAAG CATGCAATATTTCAGCGGCTTGCTGAGGatcaattttttaatcaaattccaAGCATTCTTGTCACAGCTAAAGGTTATCCAGATATGGCAACGAG AGTTCTTCTTCATCGAATCCATCGAACATTTCCTGACTTGCCAATTTTAGCTTTGGTGGATTG GAATCCTGCTGGATTAGCTATTTTGTGCACCTTCAAATTTGGAAGTGTTACAATGGGCCTAGAGGCATACAGATACg CGTGCAATGTGAAATGGTTAGGCTTACGGGGGCATGATCTAGAGATGTTGCCTGACGAATCTTTGGTTCCATTAAAGCCAAAGGATCTCCAAATTGCTCAAAGCTTGATGTCCTCCGGAATCTTACAG gGGAATTACAGAGATGAGGTGGCCTTAATGGTCCAGAGTGGTAGGCGAGCTGAAATCGAGGCCCTATACTTTCATGGGTATGATTATTTGGGGAAGTACATAGCTAAAAAGATTGTTCAGTCCGATTATATATAA